One region of Synechocystis sp. PCC 6714 genomic DNA includes:
- a CDS encoding HNH endonuclease, protein MAETARAIFRHGSMQALRESVAKVKSLGYLDFTSWKINKDGYLFLTPGKRSELFKLLENSGFFEFHETKISKDSVYQHQVSKFLATGYELYGRGYYARKGEVEIHHLDGNQQNNDPRNLRYVSPGLNYFIARSLRFPYTGNQSNRITESAEEARNMLRLSLKRTLNVRGKRFSQEQLDFLLSLRIEQVQNILDEWYRADNSYNNLINKRVEQFSLTMTAESILGKL, encoded by the coding sequence GTGGCCGAAACAGCAAGAGCTATTTTTAGGCATGGTTCAATGCAAGCCTTGCGTGAAAGTGTTGCTAAGGTAAAGTCATTGGGATACCTTGACTTTACTTCTTGGAAAATCAATAAAGATGGCTATCTCTTCCTAACCCCTGGGAAGAGGTCAGAATTGTTTAAACTGCTTGAAAATAGTGGATTTTTCGAGTTTCACGAAACCAAGATAAGTAAGGATAGTGTTTATCAACATCAAGTTAGCAAATTCTTGGCCACGGGCTATGAGCTTTATGGTAGAGGTTACTACGCACGTAAAGGAGAGGTAGAAATCCATCACCTGGACGGAAACCAACAAAATAATGATCCTCGTAACCTACGATATGTTAGTCCGGGCTTGAATTATTTCATTGCGCGTTCCCTAAGATTTCCTTACACGGGAAACCAGTCAAACCGGATTACAGAGAGTGCTGAAGAAGCAAGAAATATGCTCAGATTAAGTTTAAAACGTACCCTCAATGTTCGAGGAAAAAGATTCAGTCAAGAGCAATTAGATTTTCTATTAAGCCTTAGAATAGAACAGGTACAGAATATCTTAGATGAGTGGTATCGCGCAGATAATAGCTACAATAATCTCATTAATAAAAGGGTTGAACAATTTTCACTGACTATGACTGCAGAGAGCATTCTAGGGAAGCTCTAA
- a CDS encoding MerR family transcriptional regulator, whose translation MSTLQQFSQAPKPWSLDEFVEIVNGLLPQFLPEEKSHTRVREEMTSRLVRHYTGMGLLDEPLKEGREARYLYRHLLQALLVRRLLVEGYGASAIDNLAKSKTNQELEALLQGGVVLTLTPANPALNFLQEIQQRSAKSAPAPSQSRKVGKADDSNLEKTALPTPSIWTRLVILPGLEVHVRNDFLLPSTHQEQQNLWQRILQSLSSIKKKRFNQ comes from the coding sequence ATGAGCACATTGCAACAATTCAGCCAAGCCCCGAAACCTTGGTCCCTCGACGAATTTGTGGAAATAGTCAACGGATTATTGCCCCAATTTCTACCGGAAGAAAAGTCCCATACCAGGGTGCGGGAGGAGATGACTTCCCGGTTGGTGAGGCATTACACCGGCATGGGATTGTTGGATGAACCTCTCAAGGAGGGCCGAGAAGCCCGTTACCTCTACCGCCATCTTTTACAAGCCCTATTGGTGCGGCGTTTATTGGTGGAGGGTTACGGAGCTAGTGCCATCGACAATTTAGCCAAATCAAAAACCAATCAAGAACTAGAAGCATTACTCCAGGGCGGGGTGGTACTAACCCTAACCCCTGCTAATCCAGCCCTGAATTTCCTGCAAGAAATTCAACAAAGGTCGGCTAAATCTGCCCCTGCTCCATCCCAGTCCAGGAAAGTTGGGAAAGCTGATGATTCTAATTTAGAAAAAACTGCATTGCCAACCCCTTCCATTTGGACAAGGTTAGTGATTCTGCCTGGTTTAGAAGTCCATGTCCGCAATGATTTTTTGTTACCCAGTACCCATCAAGAGCAACAGAATCTTTGGCAACGGATTTTACAAAGTCTTTCCTCAATCAAGAAAAAAAGGTTTAACCAATGA
- a CDS encoding macro domain-containing protein gives MNTPQVTFIPLKNAVCSERAVTLDLIIRITPLSPPAMDQPRPSLNLGFVIDRSGSMEGHNKITYARQAVCYAIDQLSPGDRLSVTIFDDQVQTLIPSTLAKDKAQLKQLVQGVRPGGCTDLHGGWLQGGIQVSQNLNTELNRIILLSDGLANQGETNPDVIATDAHDLAQRGASTTTLGLGDDYNEDLLEAMARSGDGNYYYVADAEQLPTIFERELQGLASTYGNRVTLAATSQAGVQVLDLLNDFELDNQGRSQLPNLIYGNPIDVVVRLKVPALKEEQPLGTVVLSWINGERQEQTVTASFQLPVLTKAEFEALPLNQEVQQQVALMMSTRAKKEAMERVDRGDYGGAGQVLQSARQEIMGANLPMSAPEAAALEDLEEKLNERQFKSYRKMSSAQNYRRNYNRSAGHSDLLYAFQKVPRLGDITKEKVEAIVNSTDRNLSDSGALSRVIHRGAGPELLQACRDLQGCTVGGAKLTPGFNLRANWVIHTVAPKWKGGNHGEEELLISCYQNCLQLAVSHGIRSLAFPAIACGAMGFPSEIAARIALETVSNFLLSNMAIGSVAFVCADKTTLQYYQEAFQRVVAW, from the coding sequence ATGAATACGCCCCAAGTTACTTTTATTCCCCTCAAAAATGCTGTCTGTTCTGAACGGGCCGTCACCCTAGATTTAATTATTCGGATTACTCCCCTTTCTCCACCAGCAATGGATCAGCCCCGGCCAAGCTTGAACTTGGGGTTTGTTATTGATCGTTCTGGTTCTATGGAAGGTCATAATAAAATCACCTATGCCCGCCAAGCAGTGTGCTACGCCATTGACCAACTTTCCCCCGGCGATCGCCTGAGTGTGACCATCTTTGATGACCAGGTGCAAACCCTTATTCCTAGTACGCTAGCAAAGGATAAAGCCCAATTAAAACAGCTAGTGCAGGGGGTGAGACCTGGAGGTTGTACTGACTTGCATGGTGGTTGGCTCCAGGGAGGTATCCAAGTAAGCCAAAATCTCAATACTGAATTGAACCGGATTATTTTGTTGTCCGATGGTTTAGCTAATCAAGGGGAAACTAATCCTGATGTCATTGCCACCGATGCCCATGATTTAGCTCAACGGGGAGCCAGTACCACCACCTTGGGATTGGGGGATGACTACAACGAAGATTTGCTCGAAGCCATGGCCCGCAGTGGGGACGGCAATTATTACTATGTTGCTGATGCGGAACAATTACCGACTATTTTTGAACGGGAATTGCAGGGTCTGGCTTCCACCTATGGCAATAGGGTGACGTTGGCGGCCACTTCCCAGGCCGGTGTGCAGGTGTTGGATCTGTTGAATGATTTTGAGTTGGATAACCAAGGTCGTTCCCAGCTTCCCAATCTCATTTATGGCAACCCCATTGATGTGGTAGTGCGGCTAAAAGTCCCGGCTCTGAAAGAGGAACAGCCCCTGGGGACAGTGGTGCTTAGTTGGATAAATGGAGAGAGGCAGGAACAGACTGTAACCGCTAGCTTCCAATTGCCGGTGCTGACTAAAGCGGAATTTGAAGCCCTACCCCTTAACCAAGAAGTACAACAACAGGTGGCATTGATGATGTCGACCCGGGCCAAAAAGGAAGCCATGGAGAGGGTTGATCGGGGCGATTATGGTGGAGCTGGGCAGGTGTTACAGTCAGCCCGACAGGAGATTATGGGGGCTAATTTGCCGATGTCGGCCCCGGAAGCGGCGGCATTGGAAGATTTGGAAGAAAAGTTGAATGAGCGGCAGTTCAAGTCCTACCGCAAAATGTCCAGTGCCCAAAATTATCGACGCAATTATAATCGCTCTGCGGGGCATTCTGACTTACTTTATGCTTTCCAAAAGGTCCCCCGGCTGGGGGATATTACCAAGGAAAAAGTAGAAGCCATTGTCAATTCCACAGATCGTAATTTGTCCGATAGTGGTGCTTTATCCCGGGTCATTCATCGGGGGGCGGGGCCCGAATTGTTGCAGGCTTGCCGGGATTTACAGGGTTGTACCGTGGGGGGAGCCAAATTAACCCCTGGCTTTAATCTCCGTGCCAATTGGGTAATTCATACTGTGGCTCCAAAGTGGAAAGGGGGGAACCACGGTGAGGAAGAGCTATTAATCAGTTGTTACCAAAACTGTTTGCAGTTAGCGGTGTCCCACGGTATTCGTAGTCTGGCTTTTCCGGCGATCGCCTGTGGAGCCATGGGTTTTCCCTCGGAAATAGCGGCCCGCATTGCCCTTGAAACCGTTAGTAATTTTCTTCTCTCCAATATGGCGATCGGTTCGGTGGCTTTTGTTTGTGCCGATAAGACAACTTTGCAGTATTACCAAGAGGCATTTCAACGGGTGGTGGCTTGGTGA
- a CDS encoding DUF433 domain-containing protein, whose protein sequence is MNKPNLLLQRITIDPAICHGKPCIRGLRYPVETILELLSSGMTIEEILEDYEDLERDDIFAVLAYATKLTQVKSIHKVIV, encoded by the coding sequence ATGAACAAACCTAATCTGTTGCTACAGCGTATCACAATTGACCCAGCTATATGCCATGGAAAACCTTGTATCCGTGGTCTCCGTTATCCTGTGGAAACTATATTGGAACTCCTCAGTTCTGGTATGACCATTGAAGAAATTCTTGAAGACTATGAAGACTTAGAGCGGGATGATATTTTTGCAGTGTTAGCCTATGCCACCAAGTTGACCCAAGTAAAAAGCATCCATAAAGTTATCGTATGA
- a CDS encoding DUF5615 family PIN-like protein: MKFLVDAQLPVRLSYLLKSMGYDSVHTKELALRNATPDTEINLISISEQGIVITKDSDFWDSFYIRQQPYKLLLVTTGNIKNKELEDIFIKNLEKITKLFEDYSLIEMSRDTVTVHQ, from the coding sequence ATGAAATTCCTTGTTGATGCTCAATTGCCTGTTCGTTTATCTTATCTTCTTAAATCCATGGGTTATGATTCAGTTCACACAAAAGAGTTAGCTTTAAGAAATGCTACACCAGACACAGAAATTAATCTGATTTCAATTTCTGAACAAGGGATTGTGATTACCAAAGATTCAGATTTTTGGGATTCATTTTATATTCGACAACAACCTTATAAACTTTTATTGGTTACGACAGGGAATATTAAAAATAAAGAATTGGAGGACATTTTTATAAAAAACTTAGAAAAAATAACTAAATTATTTGAGGATTATTCTTTAATTGAAATGAGTCGAGATACAGTTACAGTTCATCAATAA
- a CDS encoding IS5 family transposase, which yields MPHDFPKWRTVYGYFQQWHEDGTWKKLNRIFREKVRLKAGRNTHPSAGCLDSQSLKKAGTGQETGYDGGKKVNGRKRTILVDTMGLLLDVVVHGAHRSDHQGLILLGTWFAPLWQCLQVIWTDSTFGGKDFIYWVEHTFGWTLNVVSKKQGQKGFEVLPRRWVVERTFAWFGRYRRLSKDYEYLPTTSETMLYVAMVHLMLQRLA from the coding sequence CTGCCCCATGATTTTCCTAAATGGCGAACGGTCTATGGTTATTTCCAGCAATGGCACGAAGATGGTACCTGGAAAAAATTAAACCGTATCTTCCGTGAGAAAGTTCGGCTCAAAGCTGGAAGAAATACTCACCCTAGTGCCGGTTGTTTAGATTCACAGTCACTTAAAAAGGCTGGAACTGGGCAAGAAACTGGCTATGACGGTGGAAAAAAGGTCAATGGTCGTAAACGCACAATCCTCGTGGATACCATGGGATTACTTCTCGATGTTGTCGTCCATGGTGCCCATCGCTCTGACCATCAGGGTCTGATTCTACTTGGCACCTGGTTTGCTCCCCTTTGGCAGTGTCTGCAAGTTATATGGACTGACAGCACCTTTGGCGGAAAGGATTTTATTTACTGGGTGGAGCATACTTTTGGTTGGACCTTGAATGTGGTCAGCAAAAAGCAGGGACAAAAAGGCTTTGAAGTCCTACCCCGCCGTTGGGTAGTCGAGCGCACTTTTGCTTGGTTTGGTCGCTATCGTCGTTTAAGCAAGGATTATGAATATTTACCTACCACCAGTGAGACAATGCTCTATGTTGCCATGGTTCATCTCATGCTTCAAAGGCTTGCTTAA